From the genome of Lotus japonicus ecotype B-129 chromosome 6, LjGifu_v1.2, one region includes:
- the LOC130726211 gene encoding elongator complex protein 4-like, translated as MFISSGIPDLDKILGGGFSLGSLVMIMEDAEAPHHMLLLRNFMSQGLVHRQPLLYASASRYPKGFLGTLPSPGTSKDLGHEKDLRIAWQYKKYFGEPQLNVNSNNGGQHDYCNDFDLRKPLDRHFFGGMNVDCVSFQDSPNRATLQDRCAGFLAQCSRNEGDTFSAGRIAIQSFCSPQCKYANNEWHILSFIRSLRGMTRSSNIVVVVTFPPSLLSPSCSKRLQHMADALLSVKAIPDEDKELAKLLTGYQDMVGFLNVHKVARLNTQVPVILEATTLSIKLQRSPG; from the exons ATGTTCATCTCATCTGGGATTCCGGATCTTGACA agatTTTAGGTGGTGGTTTTTCTCTCGGTAGCCTTGTCATGATTATGGAAGATGCTGAGGCACCGCATCATATGCTTCTATTGAGAAATTTTATGTCTCAAGGACTTGTACACAGACAGCCGCTCTTGTATGCTAGTGCATCTAGATACCCTAAAGGATTTCTCGGCACTTTGCCTAGCCCAGGGACATCGAAAGATCTTGgccat GAAAAGGATCTGAGAATTGCTTGGCAGTACAAGAAGTACTTTGGTGAGCCTCAGCTAAATGTCAACTCTAATAATG GTGGTCAGCACGATTACTGCAATGATTTTGACTTGCGAAAGCCCTTGGATAGGCATTTTTTTGGTGGCATGAATGTAGATTGTGTTAGCTTCCAAGATTCTCCAAACCGTGCTACTCTTCAAGATCGTTGTGCTGGATTTCTCGCTCAATGCTCAAG AAATGAAGGCGACACTTTCTCTGCTGGTCGTATTGCAATTCAATCATTCTGTTCTCCACAGTGTAAATATGCAAACAAT GAGTGGCATATTCTTTCCTTTATTAGGTCACTAAGAGGCATGACCCGTTCTTCaaatattgttgttgttgtaacaTTTCCACCTTCACTTCTATCTCCATCTTGTTCAAAAAGATTGCAGCATATGGCGGACGCCTTGCTATCTGTCAAAGCAATTCCAG ATGAGGACAAGGAACTGGCGAAACTCCTCACTGGTTACCAAGACATGGTTGGGTTTTTAAATGTGCATAAAGTTGCACGGTTAAATACACAG GTTCCTGTGATTCTTGAGGCCACAACACTCTCAATAAAGTTACAGAGAAGCCCCGGTTGA
- the LOC130724952 gene encoding uncharacterized protein LOC130724952 gives MIKFGYRMQNSILKDPMGAKSKIKKLFGFGKKGASSSRDDTQVSQVSSEDGDNETRDQRIICDYPTPPIQSSTHIHREETGIVYAYSHPQEEGPQGMDSSYNPYLDPYYAQERASSYYPQPNYPQGGSSSYYPQGGSSSYYPQGGSSSYYPQGGSSSYYPQEASSSYYPQEASSSYYPQEGSSSYYPQEGSSSYYPQEGSYPQDGSSSYYPYHGTSSNYPYQGQEGSSSYYGTSSHDENTNSCSIM, from the coding sequence ATGATTAAATTTGGCTACCGCATGCAGAATTCAATCTTAAAAGACCCGATGGGAGCAAAATCAAAGATTAAAAAGTTGTTTGGGTTTGGAAAGAAAGGTGCTAGTTCTTCTAGGGATGATACACAAGTTTCACAAGTTTCATCAGAGGACGGTGACAATGAAACCAGGGATCAACGGATAATATGCGATTATCCAACACCTCCTATTCAAAGTTCTACACATATTCATAGAGAAGAAACAGGGATAGTATATGCATATTCCCATCCTCAAGAAGAAGGCCCTCAAGGAATGGACTCTTCGTACAATCCCTATCTTGATCCATACTATGCTCAAGAAAGAGCTTCTTCATACTATCCTCAACCAAACTATCCTCAAGGAGGAAGCTCTTCATACTATCCTCAAGGTGGAAGCTCTTCGTACTATCCTCAAGGTGGAAGCTCTTCGTACTATCCTCAAGGTGGAAGCTCTTCGTACTATCCTCAAGAAGCAAGCTCTTCGTACTATCCTCAAGAAGCAAGCTCTTCGTACTATCCTCAAGAAGGAAGCTCTTCGTACTATCCTCAAGAAGGAAGCTCTTCGTACTATCCTCAAGAAGGAAGCTATCCTCAAGATGGAAGCTCTTCGTACTATCCTTACCATGGAACTTCTTCAAACTATCCTTACCAAGGTCAAGAAGGAAGCTCTTCATACTATGGAACCTCTTCACACGATGAAAACACAAATAGTTGTTCCATCATGTGA
- the LOC130724543 gene encoding uncharacterized protein LOC130724543, whose amino-acid sequence MAKGTSSKMNIAIIHPDLGIGGAERLIVDAAVELASHGHNVHVFTAHHDRNRCFEETVAGTFPVTVYGSFLPRHIFYRLHALCAYLRCLFVAFCVLFMWPSFDVILADQVSVVIPILKLKRSTKVVFYCHFPDLLLAQHTTFVRRMYRKPIDYVEEITTGMADLVLVNSNFTKSTFANTFKQLDAKGIRPAVLYPAVNVDQFNEPTSFRLNFLSINRFERKKYIELAISAFSMLCSPNGVLKNQDTTDASLIVVGGFDKRLKENVEYLEELKNLAEREGVSNQIRFITSCTTAERNALLSECLCVLYTPKDEHFGIVPIEAMAAYKPVIACNSGGPVESIKNGETGFLCDPTPQKFASAMASLINDPQGAERMGREARRHVVESFSTKTFGERLNRYLVDIHREKED is encoded by the exons ATGGCAAAGGGCACAAGCTCAAAGATGAACATTGCCATTATCCACCCTGATCTTGGCATAG GTGGAGCTGAAAGATTAATCGTGGATGCAGCTGTTGAGCTTGCATCCCATGGTCATAATGTTCATGTTTTTACTGCTCATCATGATCGAAATCGATGTTTTGAGGAAACTGTTGCTG GTACATTTCCTGTTACTGTGTATGGTTCCTTTCTTCCGCGGCATATATTCTACCGTCTTCATGCATTGTGTGCATACCTGAGATGCCTATTTGTTGCTTTCTGTGTGCTTTTCATGTGGCCATCATTTGATGTTATACTGGCTGATCAGGTCTCTGTAGTCATTCCCATTTTGAAGCTTAAAAGGTCAACAAAG GTTGTGTTCTACTGTCATTTTCCTGACTTGTTGCTGGCTCAGCATACAACTTTTGTTCGGAGGATGTATAGGAAACCCATAGACTATGTAGAAGAAATAACAACTG GAATGGCTGATTTGGTACTTGTCAACAGCAACTTCACTAAATCTACTTTTGCAAATACGTTTAAGCAACTAGATGCTAAAGGAATTCGACCAGCTGTTCTATACCCAGCAGTCAATGTGGATCAGTTCAATGAACCCACTTCCTTTAG GCTGAATTTTCTTTCCATTAACCGCTTTGAGAGGAAGAAGTACATAGAGTTAGCAATTTCAGCTTTTTCTATGCTTTGCTCGCCTAACGGAGTTCTTAAAAATCAAGATACTACCGATGCTTCTTTGATTGTTGTAG GTGGTTTTGATAAGCGGTTGAAGGAGAATGTGGAGTACTTAGAAGAGCTTAAAAATTTAGCTGAAAGGGAAGGGGTCTCTAACCAAATAAGATTCATCACATCTTGCACTACAGCTGAAAGGAATGCTCTTCTTTCGGAATGCCTATGTGTACTTTACACGCCAAAG GATGAACATTTTGGCATTGTGCCTATAGAAGCAATGGCAGCTTATAAGCCTGTTATTGCGTGCAATAGTGGTGGCCCGGTGGAGTCAATCAAGAATGGTGAAACAGGATTCCTTTGCGATCCTACACCACAAAAGTTTGCTTCAGCAATGGCTAGCCTCATAAATGATCCTCAGGGAGCCGAAAGAATGGGCAGAGAAGCTAGGAGGCATGTTGTTGAGTCATTCTCTACAAAGACATTTGGCGAACGTTTAAATAGATATTTAGTTGACATTCACCGGGAGAAGGAGGATTGA